One Anolis carolinensis isolate JA03-04 chromosome 4, rAnoCar3.1.pri, whole genome shotgun sequence DNA window includes the following coding sequences:
- the timm17a gene encoding mitochondrial import inner membrane translocase subunit Tim17-A → MEEYAREPCPWRIVDDCGGAFTMGAIGGGIFQAIKGFRNAPVGVNYRLRGSLTAIKTRAPQLGGSFAVWGGLFSMIDCSMVKARGKEDPWNSITSGALTGAILAARNGPVAMFGSAAMGGILLALIEGAGILLTRFASAQFPNGPQFSEDASQLQPSPFGDYRQYQ, encoded by the exons ATGGAGGAGTACGCGCGGGAGCCTTG CCCATGGAGAATAGTGGATGACTGTGGTGGTGCTTTCACAATGGGAGCTATTGGTGGTGGCATCTTTCAAGCCATTAAAGGATTCAGAAACGCTCCGGTG GGTGTAAATTACCGATTGAGGGGTAGTTTGACAGCTATCAAAACCAGAGCACCACAGTTGGGAG GTAGCTTTGCTGTCTGGGGTGGTCTCTTCTCCATGATTGACTGTAGTATGGTGAAAGCAAGAGGAAAAGAAGATCCTTGGAACTCCATCACCAGTGGAGCCCTGACTGGCGCCATATTAGCTGCCAGAA ATGGGCCCGTTGCCATGTTTGGGTCAGCAGCTATGGGAGGAATTCTTTTGGCTTTAATTGAAGGAGCAGGTATCCTATTAACAAGGTTTGCGTCTGCACAGTTTCCAAATG gacCTCAGTTTTCAGAAGACGCCTCTCAGTTACAACCCTCTCCATTTGGTGACTATAGGCAGTATCAATGA
- the LOC103278750 gene encoding tetraspanin-18 isoform X2: protein MTVLSLMKYLMFVFNGLVFVAGITLLCVGIWVIADPEGVRNVISSPYLSAGVFLVIFVGVALSFLGFLGCYGAIARNRKVLLLFFLLILLVFTMEIVAAILIHIHGQKIQDDFLLIQLKQNYQGDNSSDVFSRTWNTLMIMFACCGISGPDDFQECSSFREKQPGDLWPHACCTHASFKKKTQPLDLKHCKQRDPTFINSQGCFSTIARILKKYVSITEGCCFGVIAIEVFAMFFSCCLYRYFD from the exons ATGACAGTTCTATCTCTTATGAAGTATTTGATGTTTGTGTTCAATGGACTAGTGTTT GTTGCGGGCATCACTCTCCTGTGTGTGGGCATTTGGGTGATCGCTGATCCCGAAGGAGTCCGGAATGTCATCTCTAGCCCATACCTCAGTGCAGGGGTTTTCCTTGTCATCTTTGTAGGTGTGGCACTTTCATTCCTTGGTTTCTTGGGCTGTTATGGAGCCATCGCTCGAAACAGGAAAGTGTTGTTGCTT TTCTTTCTGCTGATACTACTTGTATTCACTATGGAAATTGTAGCTGCTATACTCATTCACATCCATGGACAAAAG ATCCAAGATGATTTTTTGCTGATTCAGCTAAAGCAGAATTACCAAGGAGATAACAGCTCTGATGTGTTCTCCAGAACTTGGAACACCTTAATGATCATG TTTGCATGTTGTGGCATTTCAGGACCTGATGATTTTCAGGAGTGTTCCTCTTTCCGGGAGAAGCAGCCGGGTGACTTGTGGCCTCACGCCTGCTGCACTCATGCCAGTTTCAAAAAGAAGACTCAGCCTCTcgacttgaaacactgcaaacAACGAGATCCTACATTTATCAATAGTCAG GGCTGTTTCTCCACAATTGCCAGGATATTGAAGAAATATGTCTCCATTACTGAAGGCTGTTGTTTTGGAGTCATAGCCATTGAG GTGTTTGCCATGTTCTTTTCATGTTGCCTCTACCGCTACTTTGACTGA
- the LOC103278750 gene encoding tetraspanin-18 isoform X1: MTVLSLMKYLMFVFNGLVFVAGITLLCVGIWVIADPEGVRNVISSPYLSAGVFLVIFVGVALSFLGFLGCYGAIARNRKVLLLFFLLILLVFTMEIVAAILIHIHGQKIQDDFLLIQLKQNYQGDNSSDVFSRTWNTLMIMFACCGISGPDDFQECSSFREKQPGDLWPHACCTHASFKKKTQPLDLKHCKQRDPTFINSQGCFSTIARILKKYVSITEGCCFGVIAIEVKQCCVNKRRRPHISLMEVHTFLL, from the exons ATGACAGTTCTATCTCTTATGAAGTATTTGATGTTTGTGTTCAATGGACTAGTGTTT GTTGCGGGCATCACTCTCCTGTGTGTGGGCATTTGGGTGATCGCTGATCCCGAAGGAGTCCGGAATGTCATCTCTAGCCCATACCTCAGTGCAGGGGTTTTCCTTGTCATCTTTGTAGGTGTGGCACTTTCATTCCTTGGTTTCTTGGGCTGTTATGGAGCCATCGCTCGAAACAGGAAAGTGTTGTTGCTT TTCTTTCTGCTGATACTACTTGTATTCACTATGGAAATTGTAGCTGCTATACTCATTCACATCCATGGACAAAAG ATCCAAGATGATTTTTTGCTGATTCAGCTAAAGCAGAATTACCAAGGAGATAACAGCTCTGATGTGTTCTCCAGAACTTGGAACACCTTAATGATCATG TTTGCATGTTGTGGCATTTCAGGACCTGATGATTTTCAGGAGTGTTCCTCTTTCCGGGAGAAGCAGCCGGGTGACTTGTGGCCTCACGCCTGCTGCACTCATGCCAGTTTCAAAAAGAAGACTCAGCCTCTcgacttgaaacactgcaaacAACGAGATCCTACATTTATCAATAGTCAG GGCTGTTTCTCCACAATTGCCAGGATATTGAAGAAATATGTCTCCATTACTGAAGGCTGTTGTTTTGGAGTCATAGCCATTGAGGTAAAGCAATGTTGTGTTAATAAAAGAAGGAGACCTCATATTTCCTTGATGGAAGTACATACCTTTCTATTATGA